Below is a window of Bacteroidales bacterium DNA.
ACCTTTGAACTAGTTTCGGGATCGAAGGACTCATCCAAATACTTAAGAATCTCCTCAACGCCCATCTGCGCACTATTTCCCACAGAGTAAACACTAGCAAATGTCAAACCTTTGGGCATACCTGCTTCCATTATGAACACCGCAGTTGCTCCAGAACCTGATATAAAGTCAACACCCTTAGGATCGAGTTTTGGAATTGGCGTGGTGAATACACCAGTATAGTTTGGGTTTAGGACTCCTATACAGTTTGGGCCAATTAAACTACCCCCTACAGAGTTTATAGTTTCAACAATTTGATGCTCCAATTTAGCGCCCTCCTCGCTCTCCTCATGAAATCCAGCTGAAAGGATTATAAATGCCTTTGTTTGTTTCTGTTTTGTAAGAATATCAACCGTTTCGGGACAATACTTAGCAGCAATAGCCAAAATGGCTAAATCAACCTGAGGTAAATCCTTAACATCTCTATAAGATTTTATTCCCTGAACGCTATCAGCCTTTGGGTTTACAACATAAAGTTGACCTTTATAATTATTATCGATAAGATTCTTTAAAACTTTACCGCCTGGTTTTTGAGTATCCTCCGAAGCCCCAACAACAACAATACTTTTGGGGTTAAGAAGCTGTTGATTTATCATAGTAATTTATTTTTTCTTGAAAGCAATCGCAAACCTAAGATTATTTGCAGAAATAAACAATGCCAAATCTTTTGAATGATAAATTAGAATATCGTTTATAGCTATTCCCTTTAATTATTTTCTAGAATCCTTATGTATTAAACCATTCATTTTTCTATTAAAATAATTTTACTAATAATGAACTTATCTATTTCCAGAGAGTTTAGTTATTGTATATTTGGCGTAAACTTTTTTGCAAACAAGTGAGTAAAATTGATTCCATATTAACCCAAAATACCTTCAGCAAAGAGGATATTATTTTCCTGCTTTCAACAAACGTTGAGGATAGAAATAAGCTATACTCAAAAGCCACTGAAATAAAAGAAAAGTATTTAGGAAAAAAAGTTCACTTCAGAGGATTGATAGAAATGTCGAACCTTTGCCAGAAGAATTGCTTCTACTGTGGTATTCGAGTGGGAAATACAAAAGTTAAAAGATACAACCTTTCTGATGATGAAGTATTAGAGGCAGCAAATTTTGCATGGGAGAACCGATACGGAAGCATTGTCATTCAAACTGGAGAGGTAAATACCAAAAACTTTGCTGATAGAGTCGAAAATCTCCTAGATAAAATTAATAAAGCGACAAATAGTGAGCTTGGCATAACTCTTTCATTGGGAGAACAACCAGAAGACACATACCAGCGTTGGTTCAATAAACGTGCAACTAGATATTTACTAAGAATAGAAAGTTCAAATCAAGATCTTTACTACAAACTTCACCCTAAGGATAAAAATCATGATTTTGGTGCAAGAATAGGATGCCTTAAATCATTACAAAGAGTTGGCTACCAAGTTGGAACTGGCGTAATGATTGGTTTACCATTCCAAACCTACGAACATCTTGCGGAAGATTTGCTCTGGATGCAAGAATTTGATGTTGATATGGTTGGCATGGGGCCATACGTTGAACATCCTGACACACCTCTATTTGAGCATAAAGATGTGTTAATTCCACAGGAAGATCGATTTAATCTTGCGCTAAAGATGACCGCAATTCTTCGTGTACTTATGAAGGATATTAATATTGCAGCACCTACAGCCCTCCAAGCAATTGACCCATTAGGAAGGGAGAAGGCAATTAAATGCGGGGCTAATATTATTATGCCAAACATCACTCCAGGATATTACCGCAATGAGTACAAACTTTACGATAACAAACCATGCTTGGATGATGCCGCAGAAGATTGTAAAAAATGCCTTGAGGCTAGAATTCACTTAACCGGTTACGAGATCGGTTACGGAGAGCATGGGAATTCAAAGCATTTTGCATCTCGCAATAACAAAAATAAAAACTAAGCATCGTTATTGCTAACAAGGACTACCTTTTCCTCAATTCACCGACATTTATACTTGGTTCACCTATTTAGCCTTTAGAATTCCTATAGGTGGCGATATATTTGTATCATAAATTTAAATATAAAATATTATGGAACGGGTAGATGAACAAATGCAAAGAACCAATAACAAAAGGATTGTAATAGGTTTAATTTTTATTGCATTAGCGGCTATGCTATTTGCTGATAATTTTAATATTATGCCTTGGAACTGGGAACATTATATATTTTCAATTCCAATGCTTGTAATTGTTATAGGGCTGATTAGTCTTGCGAAAAATAGATCAAAGATTAACGGTATCCTTCTTATTTCAGTTGGGGCATTTTTTCTGGCAGCACGATTTTTAGATTACCATTTCGCGTATCATCACTTTTTCTGGCCAGTAATTCTTGCTGCTATTGGAATACTTTATATAGTTAGACCAAAAAATCAACATTTATTCTCTGGACGTGAAAAAAGTAAATATTGTTAATATTTTAAATCATTGAATTTTAAACATTAAAAATCATATAATATGGAACGAGTAAATGAAAGAATGCCAAGAGCCAACAATGGAAGAATTGTTATAGGTTTGGTACTAATCACCCTAGCAGGGTTAATTTTTGCAGATAATTTTGATATTATGCCATGGAATTGGGAACATTATGTATTTACATGGCAAACACTACTAATTGTCATAGGTTTAATCAGCCTAGTTAAGAATGAATCAAGGACAACTGGTATAATTTTAATAGCAGTTGGAGGTTTTTTTCTAGCCGCAAGGTTTTTAGACTTCCCATTCGGCATACGTCATCTTTTCTGGCCTACTATTCTGGCTGTTATTGGTATACTAATGCTTGTAAAGCATAAGAATCATCACCATCTACCGTTTTCAGGAAACACTGAAATTAGTGCTGATGATTTTATTGATGATGTTGCAATTTTTGGCGGTAGCGAACAAAAGATTAAATCGAAAAATTTCAAAGGTGGTAAGTTAACCAACATCTTTGGTGGTTCATCGTTCGATATGCTTGATGCGCAACTTGCCCCTGGAAGTAACTACATTGATGCATTCTGTATGTTTGGCGGTTCAAAATTTATTGTTCCTGCTGATTGGAAAGTAAGGGTTGATGTTACTTCAATATTTGGTGGTTTTGCTGATAAGAGAAAAAGTATATCCACTTCCGAAACATCATTCGACCGTGAATTAGTTATAAAAGGCATGGTAATATTTGGTGGTGGCGAAGTAAAAAATTTATAAAATATTCTATTTTCAAATAAGGGTGGGGTTTTCCCACCCTTTATTTTTGAACTACAAATTAGGATAAGATCTATTTCACTTCCTAAAATTGTATATTCGTTAAATAATTTAGGCTGATATGCAGAATCCTATACTATCAAAGAAACTGGGAATTATTGTTTTTTCAATTTGGTGGACAGCAATGGCTTTAGCCCAGTTTGCTGCTCTTTCCATTTTTTATGGTTTAAAAACTGAGATATCGGCCGTTGATAGCCTTGTTTATAATATAATTTTTGCTGCACTATCCCTTGGTATTTGGTATTGGGTAAGGTATTCTGATCTTGAAAAGCAAAAAATCTTTAATATCGTTCTAAATCATTTATCCTCGGCATCACTTAGTATTCTAATTTGGATAACAATATCGGATTTCATTCTTAAAAGTATTTTTCCAAATGATACTTCGTACATCGATTTTCTTAATACCTCACTTCCCTGGCGAATAGCAATTGGATCTTTTTATTACATCCTGTCTGGGCTAATTTACTACCTCATCATCTACATTCAAAACTTTAGGGAAC
It encodes the following:
- the hydE gene encoding [FeFe] hydrogenase H-cluster radical SAM maturase HydE; the protein is MSKIDSILTQNTFSKEDIIFLLSTNVEDRNKLYSKATEIKEKYLGKKVHFRGLIEMSNLCQKNCFYCGIRVGNTKVKRYNLSDDEVLEAANFAWENRYGSIVIQTGEVNTKNFADRVENLLDKINKATNSELGITLSLGEQPEDTYQRWFNKRATRYLLRIESSNQDLYYKLHPKDKNHDFGARIGCLKSLQRVGYQVGTGVMIGLPFQTYEHLAEDLLWMQEFDVDMVGMGPYVEHPDTPLFEHKDVLIPQEDRFNLALKMTAILRVLMKDINIAAPTALQAIDPLGREKAIKCGANIIMPNITPGYYRNEYKLYDNKPCLDDAAEDCKKCLEARIHLTGYEIGYGEHGNSKHFASRNNKNKN